Part of the Oerskovia paurometabola genome is shown below.
TCGGCCTGGGTCGGTTCTGTGGTCACGGGCGCAGTCCTTCCTTGACGGTGGCGACGTCTTCCTTGATCCCCGCGATGGCGTTCTCCGGGGTAGGGGGCATCCCCTTCTTGAGCTGCTTGCTGCCGACGAAGGCGAGGATGCCCGCGAGCAGGAACAGCACGACGCCGACGATGAGGGCCGCGAGCCACAGCGGTACGGCGTGCGCGAGCCCGACCATCGCGGAGTGCAGCGCGAACCCGAGCCCGTAGAGCGAGAGCACACCGGCCACCACGAACATCCCGATCCCGATGCCCGATCGGGCGGCCTTGGTCGTCAGCTCCTTCTTGGCGAGCGCGATCTCCGTCCGGACCAGGCGCGTGGCCTGCTCGGACATCTGCTCGACGAGCTTGCCGATCGAGGGCTTCGGGCTCGGGGGAGGGGGCTGTCCGTCGTCCCAGTCGCTCATGGTGGTCACCTTCCTGGCGCTCCGGTCGGGGCGCCCGTGCGCGCGGGGTTCACCCGCGCCCTGAAGAGTCGGTTCTTCATGTCCCACTCAACCGGTCAACCGGCCCGAGGGCAATTCCGCGCGCCGGGCGTGCGAGTGTCCGTCCGGTGTGCTGCGCAGAGAGCGGGCGGCCCAGCGGGCGGGACCGGCGGGTACGACGAAGCCCCGCCTCGTGGGAAACGAGGCGGGGCTTCGTGGAAGTGGCTCCGACCGGCGTCGATCCGGTGACCTTTCGATTTTCAGTCGAACGCTCTACCAACTGAGCTACAGAGCCTTGACACGAAAGCCCGGTCGTGATGACCGGGCAGTCGCTGTCGAGCGACCCTGACGGGACTTGAACCCGCGACCTCCGCCGTGACAGGGCGGCGCGCTAACCAACTGCGCTACAGGGCCTTGCGTGAGTTTCTCCCGGCCTGGGCCGTTCGAACCTCGAGAATCGTATCTCACTGCCGGGCGAATCCGTTAATCGGATCCTTCCGAGTACCCCCAACGGGATTCGAACCCGTGCTACCGCCGTGAAAGGGCGGCGTCCTAGGCCGCTAAACGATGGGGGCCTAGTTTCCTGGACAACCCGCACCGCCTGCGGGGCACGAGTCGCCGAGAGACCTCCGTCAGCATACGGGGAAGCAAGGTCGGCGTGCAAAACGGTGCGCGCGTGCGGCTCGCGGCTGTCGGTGCCCCGTAGGAGGGCGGGGGAGGATGGTCCCGTGGTGGAGATGACGCGCGAGGACTTCGAGGACGCGGTGCGCGATGCGCTGGACGAGATCCCGGAGGAGCTGGCGGAGCAGATGGACAACGTGGTCGTCCTGGTCGAGGACGACGCGCCCGTCGACGACCCCGAGCTGCTGGGGCTGTACGAGGGGGTCCCGCTGACAGAGCGCGACCTCATGTGGGCGGCGGGTGCGCTCCCGGACAGGATCACGATCTTCCGCAACCCCACGCTCGCGATCTGCGAGACGCGGGAGGAGGTCGTCGAGGAGGTCGTGGTCACGGTCGTCCACGAGATCGCGCACCACTTCGGGATCGACGACGACAGGCTGCACGAGCTCGGATGGGCCTAGCATTCATCGCCGAAGGGCGATAACATCGTTATATGACGATGAAAAGGGAGACGAGCACCCGCACGCACCTGCGGGCGCGGCGCACCGCGACCGACGGTCTCGTCGAGCAGCCGGCGGCCGAGCATCCGCAGCAACCGTGCACCCCGCCCGTCGTCGGGCACGACCACACCGCAGTCGCGCGGCTCCTGCACGCCCTCGCCGAGCCGCACCGACTCTCCGTGGTGCACCTCCTCGCGGTCGCCGAGCACCGCGTGGTCGACCTGACCCGCGAGCTGGGGCTCGCGCAGTCCACCGTGTCCGCCCACCTGGCGACGCTCCGCGACGCGGGACTCGTCGAGACCCGCCGAGAGGGTCGTTCGTCCTGGTACCGCCTCGCGCGCCCCGAGGTCGCGCACATCCTGGCCGACGCCGAGCGGATCGTCGACGCCACGAGGGGTTCCCGATGAGCGGCCACTCGCACTCGCACTCCCACGGCGCGTCGACCGCGACGGGCGCGCACCGCCGTCGGCTCGTGATCGTCCTGTGCATCACGCTCGGCGTGATGATGCTGGAGGTCGTGGGCGCCCTGGTCTCCGGGTCGCTCGCGCTCCTCGCCGACGCCGGGCACATGCTGACCGACGCCAGCGGGATCGGGATCGCACTCTTCGCGAGCTGGCTCGCGACGCGTCCGGCTTCCCCGACGCGGACCTTCGGGTGGCAGCGCGCCGAGATCCTCGCCGCGCTGACCAACGCGCTGATCCTCGGCACGGTCGCCGTGCTCGCGATCATCGAGGGCGTCTCGCGGTTCCGCGCGCCGGACCCCGAGATCCAGGCCGGGCTGATGATCGGGGTGGCGGTCGTCGGTCTCGTCGCGAACGCGATCGGGCTGCGCCTGCTGTCGGCGGGCCAGGCCGAGAGCCTCAACGTCCGCGGGGCCTACCTCGAGGTGCTCGGCGACCTGCTCGGGTCGGTCGCGGTGATCGTCGCCGGCGTCCTCGTCGCGGTCGGGTTCCCGGGGGCCGACGGTCTCGCGTCCGTCGCGATCGGGCTGCTGATCCTGCCGCGCGCCTTCATGCTCCTGCGCGAGGTCGCGGCGGTGCTCCTCGAGTCGACCCCCGCCGGCGTGGACCTCGAGAAGGTGCGCACCCACATGGAGGGCACCCCGGGAGTGGTGGGCGTGCACGACCTGCACGCCTGGACCATCACCTCGGGCGTACCCGTCATGTCGGCACACGTGGTCGTCGAGGACGAGGTCCTGGCGAGCGGAGGGGGGACGGAGGTGCTGCGACGGCTCAAGGAGTGCCTGGGCGGGCACTTCGACGTCGACCACTGCACGTTCCAGATCGAGCCGCCCTCGATGCAGGCGACCGAGGATTCGGTCCACCACTGACCGGCGGGCGTCTCGCGGGCGAGGGTGTCGTCGAAGGTGGCTCGCCGGGCGTTCTACGCTCCTCCCATGACGATTCTGGTGACAGGCGGAGCGGGGTTCATCGGTGCGCACGTGGTGCGCCTGCTGCAGGAGAGAGGAGACCAGGTCGTCGTCGTGGACGACCTGAGCACCGGGCAGGAGAAGCGCGTCGGGGGGGCGCCGCTCGTGCACCTCGACGTGTCGAGCGCCGAGGCGGTCGACGTGCTGACCCGGACCATGGTCGAGCACGAGGTCAGCGCCGTGGTGCACTTCGCGGCCCGCAAGCAGATCGGCGAGTCGGTCGAGAAGCCCGTCTGGTACTACCAGCAGAACGTGGGCGGGTTCACGAACCTCGTCGCCGCGATGGAGGCCGCCGGGGTCGACCGTCTCGTCTTCTCGTCCTCGGCGGCGACCTACGGCATGCCCTCGGTCGCGCTCGTCGAGGAGAAGCTGCACGCCGACCCCATCAACCCCTACGGCGAGACGAAGCTCGTCGGAGAGTGGCTCGGGCGGGCGGCCGGCCGGTCGTGGGGGCTGCGGTTCGTGGCGCTGCGCTACTTCAACGTCGCCGGTGCGGGGTGGCCGGACCTGGGTGACCAGACGCTCCTCAACCTCGTCCCGATGGTGTTCGACCGCCTGGCACGGGGCGAGCGGCCCCGGGTCTTCGGCGACGACTACCCGACGCCCGACGGCACCTGCATCCGTGACTACCTGCACGTCATGGACCTCGCCGAGGCGCACCTCGTAGCGCTCTCCTACCTGGACGAGGACGAGCGGGACTACGACGTGTTCAACGTGGGGACGGGCGTGGGGGCCTCGGTGCGCGAGGTCATCGACGAGATCGGCAGGGTGTCGGGCCTCGACGCCACCCCGGACGTCTTCCCGCGCCGTCCCGGCGACCCGCCGCAGCTCGTCGCCTCGCCCGAGCGCATCAACACGGTGCTCGAGTGGAGAGGGTCGCACGGGCTCGAGGAGATCATCTCGTCGGCCTGGGAGGCGTGGCAGGCAGGGCCGCGCCGCATCGACGTCTGACCACGGCGTGACGGAAGGGCTCTCTCGCCTCGCGCGAGGGGGCCCTTCTGCGCGTCCGGCGCTGACATCCCGTCAGATCCTCAGTATGCTGAGCAAAATTACTCAGCACGCTGAGGATGAAGGGGTGTGCCATGTCCGCAACGAGCACGACCATCGACGACGTCGCCGAGCGGTCGTCGACGGGCGCAGTCCGTGCAGCATCTGCTGGGGCCGAGCCCCGGCCCGGGACCGAGCCCGGGCTCGCCGCGTCGACGCGGGACGTCCGGCTCGCCGTCGACCTCGACCACGCTCTCACAGCCACACGTCGCGCGCTCGCCGAGTACTTCGCCACGGCGGCGTCGCGGGCGACCGACCCCCGGGTCGTCGATCTCTGGAAGGACCTGGCCGACCAGACCGGGGGAAAGCTCGTCCGCCCGCGCCTGGTCCTCGCGGCCTATCTCGGCCTCGGCGGCCGGGACCTCGGGGCGGCGGTGCCCGTCGCCGCTGCACAGGAGGTCCTGCACACCGCGATGCTCGTGCACGACGACCTCCTCGACCACGACGAGTCGCGTCGCGGCCGCCCCAACCTCGCGGGCACCACACGTGCGCGCCTCGCGGGGACGGGCGTCGATGCAGCCCACGCCGACGAGCTCGTCCAGGCCGCCTCCCTCCTCGCCGGGGACCTCGCGATCAGCGGAGCCTTCGACCTCGTGCTGACGTCGACCGCCCCACCGCCCGTCCGGCTCGAGGTCACCCGACAGCTCGTGCGCGCGGTCCAGACGGCCGTCGCGGGCGAGGTGCTCGACGTGTCGGGACAGCTCCGCTCCCCCCTCGACGTCGCCCCCCTGCTCGTCGCGGAGCTCAAGACGGCGACCTACACGTGCGTCGTCCCGCTCCTGTCGGGCGCCACGCTCGCCGGCGCGGACCGTGCTGTGCGGTCGGACCTGGAGACCTGCGGCCGCGCGCTGGGGATCGCCTTCCAGCTCGTCGACGACCTGCTCGGGGTGTTCGGCGACCCGCGGGTCACGGGGAAGTCGACGCTCTCCGACCTGCGCGAGGGCAAGCGCACCCTGCTCCTCGCCTGCGCCTACCGTCGGGCCACGCCCGCGGACGTCGCGCTGCTGGACCGGTACGTGGGGCGGGCCGACCTCACCGAGGCGGAGGCCGACGTCGTGCGGGAGGCCATGCAGCGCTCCGGAGCCCCCGGAGCGGTCCGGGAGACCGTGACCCGCCACCTCGACGAGGCCCGGGCGGCGGCTTCCCGGCTGCCTGCTCCTCTCGCGCGATATCTGACCGACCTGGCCGACTCGTTCGCGGAGAGGGTCGCCTGAGATGCCGACGAGCACGACGTCCGAGACCATGGCCAGGGAGGCCAACGTGTCGCAGATGCTGTACGACCGCACCGCCGCCCGCGCGAGCCGGGCGGTCCTGACCGGGTACTCGACGTCCTTCGGGCTCGGGTCCCGGCTCCTGGGGAGCGTGGCGCGTCGCGACATCGACGCGGTCTACGGCCTGGTCCGCGTGGCCGACGAGGTCGTCGACACGCGCAGGGGCGAGGGCGCCGACGCGCTGCTGACCGGGCTCGAGGAGGAGACGGCGCGCGCGCTCGCGAGCGGGTACTCGACCAACCTCGTCGTCCACTCGTTCGCCCGCACTGCCCGGCGCACCGGGATCGGGCACCCGGAGATCGACCCGTTCTTCGCGTCGATGCGCATGGACCTCACGGTCCAGGTGCACGACAAGGCGAGCTACGAGCAGTACGTCCACGGCTCGGCCGAGGTCGTGGGGCTCATGTGCCTCGCGGTGTTCCTCAACGCGGACCGTCGGCCCGGGGATCCCGTGGTCCGCGCCGACGCCGCCGTGCTGCGCGGTGCGCAGGGTCTGGGCGCCGCGTTCCAGAAGATCAACTTCCTGCGCGACCTGCGCACCGACCACGAGGAGCTGGGGCGCAGCTACTTCCCCGGGATCACGCCGGCCGACCTCACGCAGGAGGACGTCGACGCGATCCTCGCGGAGATCGGCAGCGACCTCGACGCCGCGCGCGCCGCGCTCCCGTCCCTCCCGCGTCGCGCACGGATGGCGGTCGCCGCGACCCTCGCGCTCTACGACTCGCTGCTGGGACGGCTCGCCTCGACGGCTCCGCAGGACCTGCTCCGGGCACGCGTGCGGGTCCCGGACCCGGTCAAGATCGTCGTCGCGGCGCGTGCCGTGGCGCGTGAGTCGCTGCGACGCGACGTGCACGCCATGTCCCGCCGGTCGACCAGGTTCACCGACACCAGAGGAGCCCTGTGAACGTCGCCCCACCCGAGATGCCGCACGTCGTGGTCGTGGGGGGAGGGATCGGCGGCCTCGCCACCGCCGCGCTCCTGGCCCGGGGCGGCGCCCGGGTGACCCTGCTCGAACGCCACGAGCGGGTCGGGGGGCGGGCCGGGACGCTCGACCTCGACGGGTTCCGGTTCGACACCGGACCGTCCTGGTACTTCATGCCCGAGGTCTTCGAGCACTGGTTCGCGCTCCTGGGCGAGCGCGCCGAGGACCACCTCGACCTGGTCCCGCTCGACCCGTCGTACCGTGTCTTCTTCGAGCGGGCCTCGTCCAGCGAGCAGCCCGACGGCGCCACGAACCTCCCCCCGGCTCGCACCGTCCTCGACGTCACCCGCGACCCGGAGGTCAACTGGGCTCGCTTCGACGCGCTCTCGCCGGGCGACGGCGAGCGCATGCGGGCCTACGCCGAGGAGTCGAGCGAGGCCTACCGCCTCGCCCTGGACCACTTCCTCTACACGACGTTCGAGCGTCCCGACCGGGCCGTCGACGGCGCCGTGCTGCGCCGGCTCCCGCGGCTCGCGGCCCTGCTGGGACGCTCGCTCGCGGACCGCGTCGAACGCCGCGTGCACGACCCGCGCCTGCGCCAGGTCCTCGGCTACCACGCGGTCTTCCTCGGCAGCTCGCCCTACCGGGTGCCCGCGCTGTACTCGCTCATGAGCCACCTCGACCTGGTCGAGGGCGTACGGTTCCCGCGCGGTGGGATGTACACGATCATCGAGGCCATGGAGAAGATCGCCCGCTCGCAGGGCGTGACGATCCGCACGGCGAGCGACGTCGTCGGGATCGAGGTCGCGCCGCACGCTCCCATGCCCGACGGCGGAGCCTCGCCCCGCGCGCGGACCGGCAGGCCCGGGCGACGCGCGCGAGGCGTCGCGACCGGGGTGCGGCTGAGCACGGGCGAGGTCGTGCCTGCGGACGTCGTGGTGTCGGCCGCCGACCTGCACCACACCCAGACCGCGCTCGTGCCCCCCGCGTACGCCGACCTGCCCGCGCCAGCGTGGGACGACCGCGGACCCGGGATCTCGGCGCTGCTGATCCTCGCCGGCGTCCGTGGCGAGCTGCCCGAGCTGGCCCACCACTCGCTCTTCTTCACCGAGGACTGGCGGGGGAACTTCGCCGACGTCCTGGGCGACGCGGCCGACAGCCCCGTGGACTCGTT
Proteins encoded:
- a CDS encoding phage holin family protein — translated: MSDWDDGQPPPPSPKPSIGKLVEQMSEQATRLVRTEIALAKKELTTKAARSGIGIGMFVVAGVLSLYGLGFALHSAMVGLAHAVPLWLAALIVGVVLFLLAGILAFVGSKQLKKGMPPTPENAIAGIKEDVATVKEGLRP
- a CDS encoding metallopeptidase family protein, translated to MTREDFEDAVRDALDEIPEELAEQMDNVVVLVEDDAPVDDPELLGLYEGVPLTERDLMWAAGALPDRITIFRNPTLAICETREEVVEEVVVTVVHEIAHHFGIDDDRLHELGWA
- a CDS encoding ArsR/SmtB family transcription factor, producing the protein MTMKRETSTRTHLRARRTATDGLVEQPAAEHPQQPCTPPVVGHDHTAVARLLHALAEPHRLSVVHLLAVAEHRVVDLTRELGLAQSTVSAHLATLRDAGLVETRREGRSSWYRLARPEVAHILADAERIVDATRGSR
- a CDS encoding cation diffusion facilitator family transporter, which produces MSGHSHSHSHGASTATGAHRRRLVIVLCITLGVMMLEVVGALVSGSLALLADAGHMLTDASGIGIALFASWLATRPASPTRTFGWQRAEILAALTNALILGTVAVLAIIEGVSRFRAPDPEIQAGLMIGVAVVGLVANAIGLRLLSAGQAESLNVRGAYLEVLGDLLGSVAVIVAGVLVAVGFPGADGLASVAIGLLILPRAFMLLREVAAVLLESTPAGVDLEKVRTHMEGTPGVVGVHDLHAWTITSGVPVMSAHVVVEDEVLASGGGTEVLRRLKECLGGHFDVDHCTFQIEPPSMQATEDSVHH
- the galE gene encoding UDP-glucose 4-epimerase GalE; this encodes MTILVTGGAGFIGAHVVRLLQERGDQVVVVDDLSTGQEKRVGGAPLVHLDVSSAEAVDVLTRTMVEHEVSAVVHFAARKQIGESVEKPVWYYQQNVGGFTNLVAAMEAAGVDRLVFSSSAATYGMPSVALVEEKLHADPINPYGETKLVGEWLGRAAGRSWGLRFVALRYFNVAGAGWPDLGDQTLLNLVPMVFDRLARGERPRVFGDDYPTPDGTCIRDYLHVMDLAEAHLVALSYLDEDERDYDVFNVGTGVGASVREVIDEIGRVSGLDATPDVFPRRPGDPPQLVASPERINTVLEWRGSHGLEEIISSAWEAWQAGPRRIDV
- a CDS encoding polyprenyl synthetase family protein, which produces MSATSTTIDDVAERSSTGAVRAASAGAEPRPGTEPGLAASTRDVRLAVDLDHALTATRRALAEYFATAASRATDPRVVDLWKDLADQTGGKLVRPRLVLAAYLGLGGRDLGAAVPVAAAQEVLHTAMLVHDDLLDHDESRRGRPNLAGTTRARLAGTGVDAAHADELVQAASLLAGDLAISGAFDLVLTSTAPPPVRLEVTRQLVRAVQTAVAGEVLDVSGQLRSPLDVAPLLVAELKTATYTCVVPLLSGATLAGADRAVRSDLETCGRALGIAFQLVDDLLGVFGDPRVTGKSTLSDLREGKRTLLLACAYRRATPADVALLDRYVGRADLTEAEADVVREAMQRSGAPGAVRETVTRHLDEARAAASRLPAPLARYLTDLADSFAERVA
- a CDS encoding phytoene/squalene synthase family protein, which gives rise to MPTSTTSETMAREANVSQMLYDRTAARASRAVLTGYSTSFGLGSRLLGSVARRDIDAVYGLVRVADEVVDTRRGEGADALLTGLEEETARALASGYSTNLVVHSFARTARRTGIGHPEIDPFFASMRMDLTVQVHDKASYEQYVHGSAEVVGLMCLAVFLNADRRPGDPVVRADAAVLRGAQGLGAAFQKINFLRDLRTDHEELGRSYFPGITPADLTQEDVDAILAEIGSDLDAARAALPSLPRRARMAVAATLALYDSLLGRLASTAPQDLLRARVRVPDPVKIVVAARAVARESLRRDVHAMSRRSTRFTDTRGAL
- the crtI gene encoding phytoene desaturase family protein produces the protein MPHVVVVGGGIGGLATAALLARGGARVTLLERHERVGGRAGTLDLDGFRFDTGPSWYFMPEVFEHWFALLGERAEDHLDLVPLDPSYRVFFERASSSEQPDGATNLPPARTVLDVTRDPEVNWARFDALSPGDGERMRAYAEESSEAYRLALDHFLYTTFERPDRAVDGAVLRRLPRLAALLGRSLADRVERRVHDPRLRQVLGYHAVFLGSSPYRVPALYSLMSHLDLVEGVRFPRGGMYTIIEAMEKIARSQGVTIRTASDVVGIEVAPHAPMPDGGASPRARTGRPGRRARGVATGVRLSTGEVVPADVVVSAADLHHTQTALVPPAYADLPAPAWDDRGPGISALLILAGVRGELPELAHHSLFFTEDWRGNFADVLGDAADSPVDSLRVPSPASLYVSRTSATDDATIDHPAAPPGHENLFVLVPFPADPALGGSAASQAELEELADGYLDQVGAWAGIDDLRGRVVTRRVLGPAHFATEFSSWRGTALGMEHTLAQSAMFRPPGASRKVTNLYYAGAGTAPGVGLPMCLISAELVAKRLLGETSSRPLPSPLRPGYLAASRRPERLRGGGA